GGTCGGCGTGTACTTGTTGCCCTCCTGGGCGTGGGAATCGATCTCGGGCGGGAGACGAACTTCCTCCTCGTCCCACTGGAAGGGGACGTCGTACCAGTCCGAGACGTCGCGGCTGGTCCGCTGGAGCCACTGGCTGGTGGCGATGATCTTGTTTCCGATCGTGGTCGAGCGGGCGGTGCGACGGCCGGCACCGCTGTACTCGTCTTCGAACTCGAGACCGTAGTCCTCGCAGAACTCCTCCTTGTCGGATTCGCCGATCACGTCGCTACGAGAGAGATCGAGGAGTTCGTAGGCCTTCGCGTGCATCGTACAGACGTTTCCCTGCAGTGCACGCGGGCTCTCGTCGAGTCGATCGGCCAGTCGTTCGCGAACCTCCTGTGCAGCCGCTCGCGTGTACGAGACGACGAGGATGTCCCGGAATGTAACGCCGTCCTCCTCGAGGATCTCTTCGACGTGGTCGAGCAGGGCCGTCGTCTTCCCGCTGCCCGGACCACCGAACAGCCGGGTCACCTTCGTCTCCGTGGTAGCCATTATGCCTGTTCAGGGTCGCAACACCCATAAGTCACGTGGATTTTCGACGAGAGAAACGCGACGCGTGTTGTTCGACTGCAGGCGGTACGTCAGGGGTTGCGGGGAGACCGGGCGGTTCGGACGTCGGCACCGTCACGGATCTTGTCCTGACAGTCCGGACAGACGCGAGGGTCGTCGACGCCGCGCGGCGTGAAGACGCGGGCGTAGGCCTCGGTCACGAACGCACCACAGTTCTGGCATTCCGGCATTGTCCTGTACGTAACCTCTAGGGAACAAACACATTATAATTGTGTCGTCTGCGGAAGGCTGAAAATAGCCGGTAGGGACCGGCCACCCGAACGAACTGGACACAAGTCCGGGTCGAACCCGGTTCCGGATCGGAACCGGCAGTGAACGCTTCCGGTCCGGACGAAAAACGGAGTCGATCGCGACCCGGGCTTATCGGGTCGGTTCCCACCCGCAGACGGTACAGACGGTCGCGGACGTATCGTGGAGTCCGCCACACTCGGGACACTGTTTCTTGTTATACTCTTGCTCCCACCCGACTTGGTCTACCGTGTGGCCGCGATCCGAGAGGAATTGATCGAGGACATCGTCACCGGCATCGCTGGGTGAGGTTGCCATAGGTGTGTCAATGCACACCATACTATTAAATCGTTTGGAAGGGTGAGCATCCTGCCTAATGGTTCCGGACAGGTCACGATCCCGATCAGTCGGTCGGCGGAAACGTTCGGTCAACGAGTATCTATCCGCCGGGGAGTGACCCGCGGGTTTTTGCCCGACTCGGC
The nucleotide sequence above comes from Halosolutus halophilus. Encoded proteins:
- a CDS encoding DUF7563 family protein, with amino-acid sequence MPECQNCGAFVTEAYARVFTPRGVDDPRVCPDCQDKIRDGADVRTARSPRNP
- a CDS encoding HVO_0416 family zinc finger protein, yielding MATSPSDAGDDVLDQFLSDRGHTVDQVGWEQEYNKKQCPECGGLHDTSATVCTVCGWEPTR